In Arachis stenosperma cultivar V10309 chromosome 1, arast.V10309.gnm1.PFL2, whole genome shotgun sequence, one DNA window encodes the following:
- the LOC130934708 gene encoding phosphoribosylaminoimidazole-succinocarboxamide synthase, chloroplastic-like, with amino-acid sequence MSESMFMAAVLNPPKTPFKINLTPALPPPPTSSALTFKPNNNFPTLSAAAQPQQQEHAALLDTLRNSTHKNQVLQSIRTTSLFNCLSETNLHHTVLALTSKPGESDCQSAFDRILASIPFKGQVLNQTSLWWFERTQHITANAVASTPDPNVTIAKKCSVIPVEFIGPDSPSSQALINAAKEWNSPARYPTEMKGKRGKPRADHIGYN; translated from the exons ATGAGTGAATCCATGTTTATGGCTGCTGTGTTAAACCCTCCCAAAACCCCCTTCAAAATCAACCTCACACCCGCTCTTCCGCCTCCCCCAACCTCTTCCGCACTCACTTTCAAACCAAACAACAACTTCCCCACACTCTCCGCCGCCGCACAACCACAACAACAAGAACACGCCGCTCTGCTCGACACTCTTCGCAACAGCACACACAAGAACCAAGTGCTCCAATCCATCAGAACCACCTCCCTCTTCAACTGCCTCTCCGAAACAAATCTTCACCATACGGTTCTCGCCCTCACCTCCAAACCAGGGGAAAG TGATTGCCAGAGTGCATTTGATAGAATCCTTGCTTCAATTCCCTTCAAGGGACAG GTTCTTAACCAGACAAGCTTGTGGTGGTTTGAGAGAACCCAGCATATAACTGCTAATGCCGTTGCGTCCACTCCTGATCCTAATGTTACCATAGCAAAGAAATGTTCTGTTATCCCTGTTGAGTTTATTG GTCCTGATTCACCTTCATCTCAAGCTCTGATAAACGCTGCAAAAGAATGGAACTCACCGGCAAGATATCCTACGGAAATGAAGGGGAAAAGAGGAAAGCCAAGAGCAGACCATATTGGATACAATTAG